A region from the Coffea eugenioides isolate CCC68of chromosome 9, Ceug_1.0, whole genome shotgun sequence genome encodes:
- the LOC113783208 gene encoding probable LRR receptor-like serine/threonine-protein kinase At3g47570, with product MVESQLKLLGVLGAWRLLLGVGVLFALWHWRRAFASDEALGLHLICSNPEFKALVLEFMPNGSLEKLLYSHNYFLDLMQRLDILIDVACALQYLHYEYSTPVNHCDLKPSNVLLDQDMVAHLSDFGLTKLLGEENSITYTETLATLGYLAPKYGLEGLVSTKCDTYSFGIMMMEVFTRTKPNGEMFGENLSFKSWVIDSLPDGLAHVIDANLLKESDESGPGLHDGISKTEKQHTRCSCCTEKDQASVHKCPPFKDVLKPSILARTIAALSANASTTFASLHTFEGHAHEPIRLGEISTS from the exons ATGGTAGAATCTCAACTGAAgcttcttggagttcttggagcCTGGCGTCTTCTTCTTGGAGTTGGAGTCTTGTTTGCCCTTTGGCACTGGCGGCGTGCTTTTGCATCAGATGAAGCCTTAGGGCTTCATctgat TTGCTCTAACCCTGAGTTTAAGGCATTGGTGCTTGAGTTCATGCCTAATGGGAGTCTTGAGAAGTTGTTGTATTCGCACAACTATTTTCTGGATCTAATGCAGAGATTAGACATATTGATTGATGTTGCATGTGCATTGCAATATCTTCACTATGAGTATTCAACTCCAGTAAATCACTGTGATTTGAAACCGAGTAATGTCCTGCTGGATCAAGACATGGTTGCCCATCTAAGTGATTTTGGCCTTACAAAGTTGTTGGGCGAGGAGAACAGCATTACATACACTGAAACACTAGCCACACTTGGCTATCTTGCACCAA AGTATGGATTGGAAGGATTAGTATCAACAAAATGCGATACCTACAGTTTTGGAATTATGATGATGGAAGTCTTCACAAGAACAAAACCTAATGGTGAAATGTTTGGCGAAAACTTGAGCTTCAAGAGTTGGGTGATTGATTCATTACCTGATGGATTAGCCCATGTCATCGATGCAAATTTGCTGAAGGAAAGTGATGAAAGTGGCCCTGGACTGCACGATGGAATCTCCAAGACAGAGAAGCAACATACAAGATGTTCTTGTTGCACCGAAAAAGATCAGGCTTCAGTACATAAGTGCCCTCCATTCAAGGACGTCTTAAAG CCTTCAATCCTTGCTAGAACCATTGCTGCTCTTAGTGCTAATGCTTCCACCACTTTTGCTTCTCTGCATACTTTTGAGGGGCATGCCCATGAGCCAATCA GGCTTGGAGAAATCTCAACTAGCTGA
- the LOC113783210 gene encoding zinc finger MYM-type protein 1-like, whose product MERFNEHIGAVNSCHNDARIQFESFQDQRHSVSNVLRSCGREIDIAYRTRLTAALDVTRFLLKQGLAFRGNDESTSSSNRGNFLELFEWYSQRNTEIFEVVNQNAPANNQLTSPMIQKDLAHACASEITSVIINDIGDNYFSLIVDESRDSSVKEQMGVVLRYVNKEGRVIERFLAIVHVSDTTSLCLKDAIDSLFAQHGLSLSKLRGQGYDGASNMRVIVAVAKGNIIVSEFFVYVSMIVNLTGASCKRRDQLRQIEHDKIVTLLDSGDIISGKGKNQETSLARPGDTRWGSHYLTLLRLSSMWASVIGILGNIQDDATTSDNRGMARGLIDRMNDYEFVFALHLMKYLLGITNDLSLVLQQRDQNIVQAMSLIDTMKSQLQDFREEGWQIILDEVNNFCELNMIPVIDMEDSIAIRGNARRSRRGQTITNFHHYRVEIFCEVVDLIIQEMNNRFSEVSTELLSCIACLDPKSSFSQFNVQKLLRLADLYPEDFSSNDYLYLESQLRNYIYNVQRDPQFSEVGDLGSLAQQMVKTGKNTVFPLVYRLIQLALVLPVATASVERVFSAMNIVKTDLRNKMGDEWMNDCLVVYIEKDIFATIENEQILQRFQRMKTRRMQLPPLRYSSTTIINTSSVNQ is encoded by the exons ATGGAAAGATTTAATGAACATATTGGAGCTGTGAATAGTTGCCATAATGATGCTAGAATACAGTTTGAAAGTTTTCAAGATCAAAGGCATAGTGTGTCAAATGTGCTACGATCTTGTGGGCGCGAAATAGATATTGCATATCGCACCCGTTTAACTGCTGCTCTGGATGTGACCCGCTTTCTTTTGAAGCAAGGATTGGCTTTTCGTGGAAATGATGAGTCAACTAGTTCTTCAAATAGAGgcaattttcttgaattgtttgAGTGGTATAGCCAGCGAAATACTGAGATTTTTGAGGTTGTAAATCAAAATGCTCCTGCAAATAATCAACTAACTTCTCCAATGATTCAAAAAGATCTGGCACATGCTTGTGCCTCAGAGATCACAAGTGTTATAATCAATGATATTGGAGACAATTATTTTTCCCTAATAGTTGATGAGTCTCGAGACAGTTCAGTGAAAGAACAAATGGGAGTTGTTTTGAGATATGTGAACAAAGAAGGGCGTGTGATTGAACGTTTCCTTGCAATTGTACATGTGTCTGACACCACATCTCTTTGTTTGAAAGATGCAATTGATTCTTTATTCGCGCAACACGGATTATCATTATCCAAATTGAGAGGTCAAGGATATGATGGAGCTTCAAATATGCGAG TTATTGTTGCTGTTGCTAAGGGAAATATCATTGTCAGTGAATTCTTTGTCTATGTCTCTATGATTGTCAATTTAACTGGAGCATCATGTAAAAGGAGAGATCAATTAAGACAAATAGAACATGATAAGATTGTTACACTTTTAGACAGTGGAGATATTATTAGTGGAAAAggcaaaaatcaagaaactagtTTAGCAAGACCAGGGGATACTCGTTGGGGATCACACTATCTAACATTACTTCGTCTATCCTCTATGTGGGCTTCGGTGATTGGAATATTGGGAAATATACAAGATGATGCCACCACTTCTGACAATAGAGGTATGGCCAGGGGTTTGATTGATAGAATGAATGATTATGAGTTTGTTTTTGCATTGCACCTGATGAAGTATTTATTGGGAATCACAAATGACTTGTCACTTGTTTTGCAACAAAGGGATCAAAATATTGTCCAAGCCATGAGTTTGATTGATACTATGAAATCTCAATTGCAAGACTTTAGGGAAGAGGGATGGCAAATAATTTTAGATGAAGTCAACAATTTTTGTGAGTTGAATATGATTCCCGTGATTGATATGGAAGACAGTATAGCAATCCGTGGCAATGCCAGGCGCAGTCGCAGAGGTCAAACCATCACTAATTTTCATCATTATCGCGTGGAAATTTTTTGTGAg GTTGTTGATTTAATTATACAAGAGATGAATAATCGTTTCTCGGAAGTTAGCACGGAATTGCTTAGTTGCATAGCATGTCTTGATCCAAAAAGTTCTTTCTCTCAATTCAATGTGCAGAAACTACTCCGTCTTGCTGATTTATATCCTGAAGACTTCTCAAGTAACGATTATTTATATCTTGAGTCTCAACTTcgaaattatatttataatgtGCAACGCGATCCTCAATTTTCAGAAGTTGGAGATTTGGGAAGTCTTGCTCAACAAATGGTTAAAACTGGTAAAAATACAGTTTTTCCATTGGTTTATCGTCTGATCCAGTTGGCATTAGTTCTACCAGTTGCGACTGCTTCTGTTGAAAGAGTATTTTCTGCAATGAATATTGTCAAGACTGATTTGCGCAACAAAATGGGAGACGAGTGGATGAATGACTGTCTGGTTGTATACATCGAGAAGGATATTTTTGCAACAATTGAAAATGAGCAAATATTGCAGCGTTTTCAACGGATGAAGACTCGCAGAATGCAATTGCCTCCTCTTCGTTATTCGAGTACAACAATTATCAATACTTCAAGTGTTaatcaataa